The following is a genomic window from Saccopteryx bilineata isolate mSacBil1 chromosome 4, mSacBil1_pri_phased_curated, whole genome shotgun sequence.
TAACATTCTTGTGGAAGATAGGGTGAAACTTATCGGGATAGAAATAGAAGTAACTGATATCAACGATAATGCGCCAAAATTCCAAGCAGAAAATCTAGATGTAAAGATTAATGAAAACGTCGCTCCAGGAATGCGTTTTCCTCTTCCGGAAGCTATTGATCCGGATGTGGGCGTGAACTCCCTACAGAGCTACCAGCTCAGCTCCAATAGGCACTTCTCCCTAGCAGTTCAAAGCCGTGCCAGCGGTGTCAAGTACCCGGAGCTGGTGCTGGAGCGCGCCCTGGATCGCGAGGAAGAGGCACAGCACCACCTGGTCCTCACTGCCTCCGACGGGGGTGACCCTCTCCGATCTGGCACTGTCCTTATCAGTGTCACTGTCTTTGATGCAAATGACAACGCACCAGTCTTCACTTTGCCTGAATACCGAGTGAGTGTTCCTGAGAACTTGCCTGTGGGCACACAGCTGCTGACAGTCTCTGCCACCGACAGGGATGAAGGAGTCAATGGAGAAGTGACATATTCATTCCGAAAATTACCTGATACACAATTGTTGAAATTCCAACTAAACAAAAAtactggagaaataaaaatatcagaaaatctaGATTATGAAGAAAGAAGTTTCTATGAAATAGAAATACAAGCAGAAGATGGTGGAGCATATCTTGCAACAGCAAAAGTGTTGATTACAGTAAAAGACGTAAATGACAACAGTCCAGAGGTGACCATCACATCTCTGTTTAGTCCCTTGAAGGAAGATTCACCTCTGGGGACTGTTATAGCTCTTTTAAACGTTCATGATCTAGACTCTGGGCAGAATGGACAGGTCACCTGTTCCATGCCAGGGAATTTGCCATTTAAGTTAGAAAAGTCCATTGACAGTTATTATCGGTTGATGACACATAGGGCTCTTGACAGGGAACAGGTATCCTCATACAATATTACTGTAACAGCCACAGATGGAGGAAGCCCACCCTTATCAACAGAAACTCACTTCACCCTACAAGTGGCAGATATCAATGACAACCCGCCCACCTTCTCTCACACGTCTTACTTTACCTATGTCCCAGAGAACAATGCCAGAGGTGCCTCCATCTTCTCGGTGACCGCACTAGACCCAGACAGCAAAGAGAATGCTCGGGTTATTTACTCCCTAGCTGAAGACACTGTCCAGGGGTCACCTCTATCCTCCTACATCTCCATCAACTCTGACACAGGAGTCCTATATGCACTTCAGTCCTTCGACTATGAGCAGTTTCGTGACCTACAGATGCAGGTGACTGCCACTGATAGCGGGGACCCACCACTCAGCAGCAACGTGTCACTCAGTCTGTTTGTGCTGGACCAGAATGACAATGCTCCAGAGATCCTGTACCCCTCACTACCCACCGATGATTCCACCGGTGTGGAGCTGGCACCCCGCTCAGCAGAGCCTGGCTATCTAGTGACTAAAGTGGTGGCAGTGGACAGAGACTCAGGCCAGAACGCCTGGCTGTCCTACCGCCTGCTCAAGGCCAGCGAGCCAGGGCTCTTCGCGGTGGGGCTGCACACGGGCGAGGTGCGCACTGCGCGGGCCCTGCTGGACAGAGATGCGCTCAAGCAGAGCCTGGTGGTGGCGGTCCAGGACCACGGCCAGCCCCCTCTCTCGGCCACTGTCACGCTCACCGTGGCCATGGCCGACAGCATTCCAGACGTCCTAGCCGACCTGGGCAGTCTTGAATCCTCCGCCAACCCTAAGGACTCCAGCCTCACGTTATACCTGGTGGTTGCTGTAGCTGCCATCTCCTGTGTCTTCCTCGCCTTTGTTATCATGTTGCTGGCACTGAGACTGCGCCATTGGCAGACATCACGTCTGCTCCAGGCTCCCAGAGAAAGGTTGGCTGGCGTACCAGCCTCGCACTTTGTGGGCGTGGATGGGGTGCAGGCTTTCCTGCAGACCTATTCCCACCAGGTGTCCCTCACCGCGGATTCAGGGAAGAGTCACCTGATCTTCCCGCAGCCGAACTATGCAGACACGCTCATCAGCCATGAGAGCTGTGAGAAAAAGGATCCTTTGTCTTTGTTAGATGATTCGAAGTCCCCTATAGAAGATACCCCTTTGGTTCCAGTGAGTTCTATTTTtactccttttctttcatttaaaaaaaaattatgactggTTTTGCTTTGAGGTCTGCAGCATggtgatgagaatttttaaattttattctttcacttTGCTTCTTGCTAAAATATTCCAGAATAGAACCTGTCGGTTATTAAGGCTGATATGTTTTTACTTTCTGGTAATATTTACATAATGGCAATGAGGGTCTATTGTCATAAGACTGTTGAAATTAGCTTTGCAGAGCCTTATATTTTACAGTTTGTGTGCTCTCCTGTTGGCCACATGCATAAATCCTTACTCTGGTTTTGAATGCAGGTATGGTAAAAATAGGCAAATGTCACAAACAAATGCATTAGCATCACTGGAAACATAACTCACACACAAGACCACTCAGGGTTCTTCCCAAGGAGAAGGGCACAAGTACACACTTGTGATTATATTTGTTAACCTATATCTTGTAATGACAGTTACAGTTAAATATGCttcctaaaaatttaaattttttaaaataatattctatagAAGTCATAACAATGTGTGCTTAAATTTTTCCAAGTGTGATTATACCTGGCAACTCTGTAGTATTCTTTTACCTGTGATTCTAATTTCTTACTGTTACATGGAGGacacagcattttttttaatttttattttatttattcattttagagaggagagagagagacacagaaagagagagagagaggagagagacaggggggaggagctggaagcatcaactcccatatgtgccttgaccaggcaagcccagggttttgaaccggtgacctcagcatttccaggtcgatgctttatccactgcgccaccacaggtcaggcaggacacaGCATTTTAATTTGAGTTTCTTTGCTCCATCGGGTTTCCAGAGGACATATAGAAAGTTAAATTAAGCACATTTTAATCTGCtctctctgtaattttttttgtttaattttccaaTCTCTAAGGCTGAAAAAATATGT
Proteins encoded in this region:
- the LOC136333521 gene encoding protocadherin gamma-A10 isoform X9; this encodes MAAQRNRSDRRALVLLCLFFGVPWEADARPIRYSVPEELDKGSFVGNISKDLGLEPRELAERGVRIVSRGRTQLFSLNPRTGSLVTAGRIDREELCAHSARCLVNFNILVEDRVKLIGIEIEVTDINDNAPKFQAENLDVKINENVAPGMRFPLPEAIDPDVGVNSLQSYQLSSNRHFSLAVQSRASGVKYPELVLERALDREEEAQHHLVLTASDGGDPLRSGTVLISVTVFDANDNAPVFTLPEYRVSVPENLPVGTQLLTVSATDRDEGVNGEVTYSFRKLPDTQLLKFQLNKNTGEIKISENLDYEERSFYEIEIQAEDGGAYLATAKVLITVKDVNDNSPEVTITSLFSPLKEDSPLGTVIALLNVHDLDSGQNGQVTCSMPGNLPFKLEKSIDSYYRLMTHRALDREQVSSYNITVTATDGGSPPLSTETHFTLQVADINDNPPTFSHTSYFTYVPENNARGASIFSVTALDPDSKENARVIYSLAEDTVQGSPLSSYISINSDTGVLYALQSFDYEQFRDLQMQVTATDSGDPPLSSNVSLSLFVLDQNDNAPEILYPSLPTDDSTGVELAPRSAEPGYLVTKVVAVDRDSGQNAWLSYRLLKASEPGLFAVGLHTGEVRTARALLDRDALKQSLVVAVQDHGQPPLSATVTLTVAMADSIPDVLADLGSLESSANPKDSSLTLYLVVAVAAISCVFLAFVIMLLALRLRHWQTSRLLQAPRERLAGVPASHFVGVDGVQAFLQTYSHQVSLTADSGKSHLIFPQPNYADTLISHESCEKKDPLSLLDDSKSPIEDTPLVPQAPPNTDWRFSQAQRPGTSGSQNGDETGTWPNNQFDTEMLQAMILASASEAADGSSTLGGGAGTMGLSARYGPQFTLQHVPDYRQNVYIPGSNATLTNAAGKRDGKAPAGGNGNKKKSGKKEKK